A part of Salmo salar chromosome ssa18, Ssal_v3.1, whole genome shotgun sequence genomic DNA contains:
- the LOC106577861 gene encoding homeobox protein SIX6 isoform X1: MFPLPMFTPEQVARVCENLEETGDIERLGRFLWSLPAAVPGSAGEALNRHESVMRARALVAFHGGNFEALYQILQSHRFTRESHAKLQDLWLDAHYREAERLRGRALGPVEKYRIRKKFPLPRTIWDGEQKTHCFKVRHQAERTRSLLREWYLQDPYPNPSRKRHLAQATGLTPTQVGNWFKNRRQRDRAASAKNILQQDPTHLPSGSSPEGSAQEHHAHHPRLLAASPRHPGSPEASDCSTSTDPRGTGTSTPDNSVSSDSEFES, from the exons ATGTTCCCTCTGCCTATGTTCACCCCTGAGCAAGTGGCTCGGGTGTGCGAGAACCTCGAGGAGACCGGCGACATCGAGCGCCTTGGTCGGTTCTTATGGTCCCTGCCTGCCGCTGTCCCTGGCTCCGCGGGGGAGGCTCTCAACCGCCACGAGTCAGTGATGCGCGCCAGGGCGCTGGTTGCCTTCCACGGAGGAAACTTCGAGGCGCTTTACCAGATCCTCCAGAGCCACCGCTTTACGCGCGAGTCTCACGCCAAGCTCCAAGATCTGTGGCTGGATGCGCACTACCGCGAGGCGGAGCGGCTCCGGGGCCGTGCCCTGGGACCCGTGGAGAAGTACCGCATCCGCAAGAAGTTCCCCCTGCCTCGCACCATTTGGGACGGCGAGCAGAAGACGCACTGCTTTAAGGTGAGACACCAAGCT GAGAGAACTCGCAGCCTGCTCAGAGAGTGGTACCTCCAGGACCCGTACCCAAACCCGTCCAGGAAACGGCACCTGGCCCAGGCCACGGGACTCACACCCACACAGGTCGGCAACTGGTTCAAGAACCGACGCCAGAGAGACAGGGCTGCATCGGCAAAGAACAT actGCAGCAGGACCCCACCCACCTGCCTTCCGGAAGCTCCCCTGAGGGTTCTGCCCAGGAGCATCACGCCCACCACCCCCGCCTGCTGGCCGCCTCCCCGCGTCACCCGGGCAGCCCAGAGGCCAGCGACTGCAGCACGAGCACCGACCCGCGGGGCACTGGCACCTCCACCCCAGACAACTCCGTTAGCAGCGACAGCGAGTTCGAATCCTGA
- the LOC106577861 gene encoding homeobox protein SIX6 isoform X2, which produces MFPLPMFTPEQVARVCENLEETGDIERLGRFLWSLPAAVPGSAGEALNRHESVMRARALVAFHGGNFEALYQILQSHRFTRESHAKLQDLWLDAHYREAERLRGRALGPVEKYRIRKKFPLPRTIWDGEQKTHCFKERTRSLLREWYLQDPYPNPSRKRHLAQATGLTPTQVGNWFKNRRQRDRAASAKNILQQDPTHLPSGSSPEGSAQEHHAHHPRLLAASPRHPGSPEASDCSTSTDPRGTGTSTPDNSVSSDSEFES; this is translated from the exons ATGTTCCCTCTGCCTATGTTCACCCCTGAGCAAGTGGCTCGGGTGTGCGAGAACCTCGAGGAGACCGGCGACATCGAGCGCCTTGGTCGGTTCTTATGGTCCCTGCCTGCCGCTGTCCCTGGCTCCGCGGGGGAGGCTCTCAACCGCCACGAGTCAGTGATGCGCGCCAGGGCGCTGGTTGCCTTCCACGGAGGAAACTTCGAGGCGCTTTACCAGATCCTCCAGAGCCACCGCTTTACGCGCGAGTCTCACGCCAAGCTCCAAGATCTGTGGCTGGATGCGCACTACCGCGAGGCGGAGCGGCTCCGGGGCCGTGCCCTGGGACCCGTGGAGAAGTACCGCATCCGCAAGAAGTTCCCCCTGCCTCGCACCATTTGGGACGGCGAGCAGAAGACGCACTGCTTTAAG GAGAGAACTCGCAGCCTGCTCAGAGAGTGGTACCTCCAGGACCCGTACCCAAACCCGTCCAGGAAACGGCACCTGGCCCAGGCCACGGGACTCACACCCACACAGGTCGGCAACTGGTTCAAGAACCGACGCCAGAGAGACAGGGCTGCATCGGCAAAGAACAT actGCAGCAGGACCCCACCCACCTGCCTTCCGGAAGCTCCCCTGAGGGTTCTGCCCAGGAGCATCACGCCCACCACCCCCGCCTGCTGGCCGCCTCCCCGCGTCACCCGGGCAGCCCAGAGGCCAGCGACTGCAGCACGAGCACCGACCCGCGGGGCACTGGCACCTCCACCCCAGACAACTCCGTTAGCAGCGACAGCGAGTTCGAATCCTGA